atatatattatttttttaaaaggaTATAAATGGGTCGGGTTTTTACCCGAACCGTTTGGACCAACGCTAGAATCGGACCGAACCAAACCATATCTTTATGGTCCGGTCCTCGGTTCCTATTTTCATAAAAATTCGGGTTTTGGTCCGGTCCGGTCCGGGTATGGACCATGCACAGCCCTAACAAACGCCGAGTTATCTATAGTCTAACGGGTAAAGTGAGACATCATTTGTTGGTTTGGGCGTTTGTGATGGCAGTGATATTATTGGTTTGGTGAGTGTCATTTGATTGTTGTGTATAGTTGGGAGGATCTGACCAATTCGAATGGAAAGGTCAGTTAGATCTGTTTGAGTTTGCATCACTTTGTAATCGCAACTAGACATATTTTGATTTTTGAAGTCTTATTATTGTATTGCTAATTAGTTGATCGATTGCATCATATGAACCAGTTGACCTACCCGGTTTCACTAATTATGTTTCACATGTAAAATAAGTAGGGTGCAAAACAATTTATAGGCAAAAGTAAAGATATAATGCGAAATAAACGACACATCAGTATCCATTAAACCAACTCAACTGCCAATATACAAGCATTTTGCAAACCAATACCCGTGAGTAATAGTTATCGTTATTCATTAACCCACACTTATGCAATCACTTTATCTCCCATGTTTACTGAATCGAGCTAGCTTTCCTCAGTCTAGCACGTGTAAGCCGAACAGGCTCATCCATAATACTTTCTTTAGGTGCAGGCGTTGGATTAACATTCAAAGACGACGAACGCTCGATCTTTGCAGTCTCTGTTTCAGtagtggtatcttgttttgctgtcTCGATTAGGTTTCGTAACGAGCTTGCTTTTTGCACTTTTGAGATAGTTGGCTTTGGAGACACTTGTGTAGGTCCTTCAGCGTCTGATTGGTCCATTTCATGAGAACTGGAACTTGATGACGAGGATAACGATGAGCTGGACACAGGAGACGGCGGTTCTTTATTGTCCTCGTGGATTGCAGTTTGTTTCTTGAGGTTAGGTACAGGTTGACGAACTTTTGCAGGTTGTTTTGGCTGTAGTGTCAAGTCATCATTTAATTCAATTAGCATCAATTATCAGTGGTAAAGATTATGAACACAATGATTGACCTTTCATAACTATGAAAAAAAACATATTACATAGCAAAAATGAACAAAATAGAATATGTATCATTACAATACATAAACTTGGCCATGAAATGATTTATTAATACCTGAGATTGAGGTTGAGGTTGAGGTTTCGGTGTTGATTGCGAGGCAACGTATTGAATAATATCAAGAGTTCTAGTTTGAGCATAGCTTGCAGCTCGTTGCCAATATGAAACCGCAACATCTGCAGCCATTGTCCTCAGCTCAGA
This genomic window from Rutidosis leptorrhynchoides isolate AG116_Rl617_1_P2 chromosome 2, CSIRO_AGI_Rlap_v1, whole genome shotgun sequence contains:
- the LOC139893825 gene encoding putative HVA22-like protein g; the encoded protein is MIGSFLARGLVMVFGYAYPAYECFKSVEKNKPDIEQLRFWCQYWILVAVLTVSERIGDTFISWVPMYSEAKLAFYIYLWYPKTKGTAYVYDSFFRPYISKHETDIDRNLSELRTMAADVAVSYWQRAASYAQTRTLDIIQYVASQSTPKPQPQPQSQPKQPAKVRQPVPNLKKQTAIHEDNKEPPSPVSSSSLSSSSSSSSHEMDQSDAEGPTQVSPKPTISKVQKASSLRNLIETAKQDTTTETETAKIERSSSLNVNPTPAPKESIMDEPVRLTRARLRKASSIQ